GAGTTTATGCTCATTCCTTGGGACTTGTGGATAGTTAGAGCGTAAGCGAGCTTAAATGGAAACTGATAGAGTGACGCCTGTACATTTTCTTCGATCTCATCTTCATTTAAATTTAACGAACTAAATATATAAGCGGCTTTTTCTATCTCGCAAATTTCGCCGCTATCCTTTTTCACGATCACACTTGAAATGGCGCCATTTTCTTTTAAAATTTGCATGATCTTGCCTTGCTCACCGTTATAGTACTCGCCCCATTTATTTGACGTAAAGATAATCTTAGCGCCTATCTTCATCTCCAAATCCCTTGAGATATTTAGTGTATTTGCCCATTTTTCAAATTCTTTTTTATCTAAATTTTCATCCAAAATGTTCACATATGAGTTTGAAATTTCAAGTGGCGCGCCAAGCTCTGAAAGCCTCTTTTGATTTAGCATTTCAGCCTCGGCATTTCTGCCAAAAAGCACGCTCGTATCATCATCTGGCTCTATCTTGGTCACTCTTAAACTCTCTATATAGCTCATTATTTCATCATCTAGCTCGCCAACTCTAAGACGAGAGAGAATCTCATAAAATTTAAGATCGTTTGTACGTTTTGAGACTAGTAGCTCAACATTTGTAAATTTCATCTCCTCCCACGCACTGGAGTTAAAGGCGTATAAGAAGTTAAAAAGTTTGCTCTCATTTTGCTCTTTTTGCACGGGTGGGAGCTGATAAAAGTCGCCCACTATAAGCACCCTGCCCTTAAATTTAGATGTAAGCAAGCGGTATCTTATCATCTCCATTAAATCTGAGCTCACCATTGAAATTTCATCAATTACAAGCAGATCGCAGGCATCTAGCATATTTCGTAGCTTGCTTAGCTTATCTTTTTGGCGGTAGTCAAGCCGTCTTAGCTCCTCGTAGTCCTTGCAGTAGCCAAATTTAAAAAAGCTATGCAAGCTAACTCCCCCAAGGCTAACAGCACTTATGCCAGTTGAGCCAAGGATGACGACATTTTTAAAATTTTCTTTGTAGTATCTGATGATGGAGGCGGTTAGATAGCTCTTGCCAACACCGCCGCCGCCTGTTAAAAAGACGTTTGAGCGAGATAAAATTTCTAAAATTTGCTCTTTCATCTACTCAAACATCTCTGGGCGATACTCGAAGTGCATCGTATCAAAGTGCTTCCAGCGTCCACCCCAGATAAATTTATGTTTTTCAAAAACACGCACTATCTTTTCAGGGATGAGGTTTTGGTAGCCCTTGCTCCACTGCCAGTAGTGGCTCTTTTTTACATTTATATCAATCGCGATACCGTAGCTGTGCGCACTTAAGCGATTTGTATCAGCGATGATGCGCCACTTAAATGTCCCACCTGGATCTTTTAAATACTCGAGCAAACTCATATCATGTTTTACCATCTCATTTAGCTCGTTGCTAACCTCTTGCAAGGCAGCTGCAGCTCCATTTTTAGAGTTAAATTTTAAAGGTAAATTTAAAAAATCTTTTAGCCAAACGACATCTACTAAATTTGCTTTTGCCTCGCTCTCGCTTGAGCCATAAATTTTGCCTAAAAATTCATAATTTCTACATCTGCCAGCATCGCTTAGTGCGGTGCTAAGCGGCGAAAATGCAGCGTAATCAAGTGCATTCATATCCTCTATATCGGCCCCAGTGCTACACTCATCATCTTTTTGTTTAAAGTCATCATAGACAAATATTGTTCCATCACCGAATTTGACCAAATTATCCTCAACCTTAACATCATAAGCCCTTTGTAAAGCTGAAATTTTTCTAGCTTTATCGCTTATTACATTTTCGGGCTTTATCACATTTATAGAATCAACCTTTGAAATGAGCAAATTTGAGTTTTGTATATCGCTTCTGTTTTGTCCGATATTTAGCGTAGTTACTGCCGTAGCACCGATTAATGCCCTGCCGTTATTTTCGGTTTTTAGTCCCCAAGCATCATGCACCACATATATATCATCGCCCTTGTATCCAGCATAAAGCATGATATGTCCTGGCAGATGCACAAGCGTAAGATATGGCACGCCCTTTTCTTTTATCTCTTTTGTCTTAGCGGCGTTACTAAGTCCTTTTAGATCAAATTTTTGTCCCATATTTGCTTGAGCTCTTGAGTTTCTAGGCAACCACACGCCAAAACTTGCTAGTAAATCTTTGGTAAAAAGCGAGCAATCCCTTAGCTTATCGACCCCGCCCCAACCATAAGGCTGAGTAAGAAGAGAGCTAATAAGTGTTTTTAGATTTGAGTCATTAAATTTAAGAGGAAAAAGAGCGCCAACAGGCTTTGGCAACACAAATTCTCTCAAGAGATTTCTTACATAAATTTTTCCGTAGTAGTTTTTACTATCCTGAGCCAAAACAGGCAGTATCGCTCCGACTCTTGAATAAAATAAAAAATTTCCGGCCTTGTCATAAACTGGCATCTTGTCCGTTTTTATAGTCACAAAACTTGACTTTTGATAGGCATTTGCCTCATCATCGCTTATAAATTTTATATCCTCGACTTTTACCCAGCCCCAAACCGCATCATCGCTAACAAACGCCCATGCCCTGTCTTTAGAAAGATGTGAGACAAAAAGTGGATGAGCAATGCTTAGGGTTGATTCTTGCAGATAATCAAACGGATAGCCTTCTCCTGGAGTTTGCGGATTTAAAAATATCGGCTCATCGGTTGGAAAATTTCTTAAAGCTGTGTTTGCCGAAGTTAGGGCATAAGCAGAGATGCTTGAAAGAGCTGAAAAATTTGCATTATCCTTTTGTGCGTCAAACCAGCTTTGTGGGATCTCTCTAAAATTTGAGCCAAAATACTTTCTCTTTTCACTTGGTTTATATATATTAAATGCCCAAAAGACATCGTTTGGATTAAATTTTACGCCCCTTAATGTAAAAACCTTAAACCTTCTTTTTAAAATTTCTTCTTGGTCAAAACTTGCACTTTGTATATTTTGCGGTAGCGACGAGGCATCTTGCTTCATTTCAAAATCAAGCAAACTAATGCGTTCATTTGGCCTATATACATTTTCATCCGGTAAAGAATTTTGCACACTTGGCTTTGGCTGGGTCTGCGAACATCCCAAAAACAAAGCAACACTAAACGCTAAAAATATACCTTTTTTCAACTTTTTTCCTTATCCTTAAAAATAGCTTCGACGATCAAAACAAAAATGTAAAACATCTTTTCATCGTTATTTTTGCAAATTTGCTTCATAGTCTCATTCTCGCTTTTTACTTTTATATCGTTTGAGTTTTTCTTTGAAACCTCACCCACTTTTACATCATTGAGAGCATTTACAAAACCTTACCACGACGCACTTAAAGATTACCTCAAGCATAATGTTGTCTTTTAGTTTATCAGACATCAAGCCCTGCTATCTCATCTTCGCCGTAAACTAAAATTTCATTTTCTTTTAGCAGTTTTGCTGTGATGCCATCGCCTAAAATAAGCCTCTTACTAAAACTCCCGTCATAAATTTGCCCACTTCCACAACTTGGACTTTTTGATTTTAAAATAGCCTTTTTGCAGCCATTTAGCTTGGCTATTCTTAGACAAATTTCTGCTCCACTTTTAAAATTTTCGCTCACATCTTTACCTGAAAATTTACAAATAACTGCGCCATTTTTCATCTCAGCTGGCTCTCTTGGCGTGCTAAGCCCACCATAAACCTCTGGACAAACAAAAAGCAGATGATATCTCTTTGAAATTTCATCTAAAACATCTTTATTTAAGAGATTATTTTCGCCGTTAAATTTACAATTTATGCCGACTAGGCAAGCACTTATTAAGATTTTTTCTCTCAAAGTCCAGCTTCTTTTAAAAGTTCACCAGCATAAATTTCTCGGAGTTTGCTTGAAATTTCTCCCACTTTTGCGCCATTTATCGCCTTGCCATCAGCATAAACGACTGGCAAGAGTATGAGCGTCGCAGCCGAGATAAAGACTTCATCAGCGCCATAAACTTCATCCATGCTAAATTTTCGCTCCTCTATCTTAAGGCCAATATCTTTAGCAATCCTTAAAAGTCTCATACGGCGAATTCCTGGCAAAATTTCATTTGAAAGTGGCTTAGTAATGAGGGTTTTGCCCTTGATGATAAAAGCACTTGAGCTACAGCCCTCTGTGACAAAGCCATTTTCCACCATAAAGCCCTCGTCTGCGCCTTTTTTGTGAGCTTCATTTTTAGCATAGCACTGAGCTAGAAGCGAGATAGACTTGATGTCACGCCTTTTCCACCTGATATCCTCGACACTTACGACTTTTATACCAGTTTTTGCAGCAGGATTGTTTAAAATTTCACTCTCGTAGCAAAAGATAAAGACGCTTGGTGTTAAATTTTCTATGAAATAGAAATTTCTAAATGCCACGCCTCTTGTTACTTGCATGTAAATTCCGCCTTCTTTTAAGGCATTTTTGGAGATTATCTCGTTTAAGATCGCTTCAAATTTTTCCTTTTCGTAGGGCAAGCTTATATCTATCTCATTTAAGCTTCTTTCAAATCTTGCCCAAAATCCATCTTTATCAACCATTTTTGAATTTATCACAGGCACAACCTCATAAATTCCATCGCCAAATATAAATCCTCTATCAAAAGCACTAACTTTTGCCTCGTCTTTTTGCAAAAATTCTCCATTTAAAAAGACGGTTTGTAAAGCTTGATCTGCCATTTTTAGCTCCTTAAATTTTGGGCAAATTGTATCTAATTTTGTTTGAATTTATAGATTCTTAGATATAATGAGCCAAAATTTCAAAGGTAAAAAGTCTATAAAAAATGCAAGAAACTTTAAAAGATAGAATCATAAAAAACGTTTTTTTTGTTTCAAAACAGCCAGTTTTATTTAGGGATCTACTTGAAGCAAATGCCCTTTTTAACGAAGGTATGCTAATAGATGGAGCAAAGCTAAATTTTAGATTTAATCACATCAAGCTCTATCAGATTTATGCACTTATCTGTTTTGTCATTTTATTTCCATTGTTAATCATCACGCATCATTTTTTAGCAAAAACTGACGCACACATATCTATAATAGCGACTGCTGTCGTCACTTCGGCCGTTTTCATTGGCTTTGATATGTTTAAAGTTTGGGCAAGAAGAGAGATAAGCCACGATCTTATCAAAAAAGCCTGGAGTGTGCATTTTCCTTATTTTAGCTATGAAAAATACTCAAGCAAGGTCGAAGAAATTTATAATACTGCTATAAAAAACGACATATCAAAAAAAGATTTAGAACAATATATATATGAAAAGCTAATCTCTCAAAAAGAAAGTAATTAGCAAGTTAAAATATGCTTTGTTTATTGAGCTAATTTTATTTTTGTGCAGTTATATACAAAATGGCTATATTATTTGCCAATATAATTGAATCGCAAAAATTTAGATGAGAATAAATAAAGCTTTAAATGTTTCGTTATTTCCATTGGCGCTCTTGCATATTGTTTAAAATTTGATTTTTATAACGTAAATTTTCAAGCTTTATATTAAGAGCTCTATTTTCCTCTAAAAGCATATCTCGTTTACCGCTTATGTCAGCTATATCTCTACTTATATAATAAATTTGATTTGCTATGTAAATTTTTGGCAAAAATATAGCTAGAGCTATAAAAACAGCTAAATAGACCATCACTAATGTCTTAAAGCTTAAATTTACCTCACGTTTTTGCTCCTCGTCGTGAAGTGTTAGCAGCTCTTCTTTTTCTTGCATTTTTATCCCTTTATCTTAAAAACCCGCAGTTTTGCGCTCTTGCTTCGTGAGTTTATCTTTAGCTCATTTTGGCTTGCTGTTAGTGGCTTTTTGGTTAAAATTTCTCCTAGTTCGTGATTGTTTCCGCATTCACATCTATAGACGCCAGGTAGGCAGATACAGCTATTTGCCCATTTTTTAAAGCGTTCTTTTACGATCCTATCTTCAAGCGAGTGAAACGTAATAATTGCCACAAGACAATCTTTAAACCCACATTTTTCTATACTATCAAGCAAATTTATTAGCTCATCTAGCTCACCATTTACCTCTATCCTGATCGCTTGAAAGGCAAGTATTGCAGGGCTAACTCCGCGCCCTTTTATCTGGGCTGTACCTATTAAATTTGCAAGCTCTTTTGCACTCGTTATCTTGCCTAAATTTCTAGCATTTATAATTTTATTTGCAATCCCAACAGCATTTTTTAGCTCGCCATAATCTCTAAAAATTCTAACCAACTCATCAAAAGAGTATCCATTTACAACGTCATATGCGCTAAAATTTCGCTCTTTGTCCATTCTCATATCAAGAGTACTTGAGCCAAGACCAAAGCCCCTATCGTCTTTATCTATCTGAAGTGAGCTAACACCGATGTCGGCCAAAATTCCTCTAACATTTAAAATTTCTTCTTGACTTAGCTTGCTAGTCAATTCAGAGAAGTTACTTTTATAAATTTTAACCCTATTGCCAAATGGCTCAAGTTTTTTTAGTGAAAAATTTATAGCTTCGTTATCTCTATCACAGGCAATTAAATTTAAATTTTTATTTTGAGACAAAATGGCGCTAGAATGTCCGGCATACCCAAGCGTGCAATCTATAAAGTTTCCATTCAGATTTTTAAAAAAGGATAGAACTTCATCAAGTAAAACACTGATATGTGGACTTTGCAACACTGCCTCTTTATAGTAAATAGTGTGGAAAATTTATCGAAATTTTACTTAAAAAGCTATCATTACACAAAATTTTACATAAATTTTAAGATAGCTTAAATATAATCGCTTAAATGTAGGAGAAAAAATGGAGCTAGAACACTCAATAAATGAGATAAAAACAATATCACTTTCTATGTTTAGAAAGAATTTTTTTGGCGTCTTTCACGGCTCAATTTCAGCAAGAGTCGAAAAAAATCAATTTATAATCAATAAACAAAATGCCATTTTTGATAATTTAAAGGATGATGACTTGACACTTCTTTCATCAAAAAAAGACTATCGTTGGAATGAAGCTAGTCTTGATGCTGATATAC
The genomic region above belongs to Campylobacter concisus and contains:
- a CDS encoding ATP-dependent DNA helicase, whose protein sequence is MKEQILEILSRSNVFLTGGGGVGKSYLTASIIRYYKENFKNVVILGSTGISAVSLGGVSLHSFFKFGYCKDYEELRRLDYRQKDKLSKLRNMLDACDLLVIDEISMVSSDLMEMIRYRLLTSKFKGRVLIVGDFYQLPPVQKEQNESKLFNFLYAFNSSAWEEMKFTNVELLVSKRTNDLKFYEILSRLRVGELDDEIMSYIESLRVTKIEPDDDTSVLFGRNAEAEMLNQKRLSELGAPLEISNSYVNILDENLDKKEFEKWANTLNISRDLEMKIGAKIIFTSNKWGEYYNGEQGKIMQILKENGAISSVIVKKDSGEICEIEKAAYIFSSLNLNEDEIEENVQASLYQFPFKLAYALTIHKSQGMSINSLICNINHIFAKGQLYVALSRAVSPKNLKLFYDKKSDFRQHLRKVVKIDDEVKKFYQENVFLHIKENL
- a CDS encoding SH3 domain-containing protein; the encoded protein is MKKGIFLAFSVALFLGCSQTQPKPSVQNSLPDENVYRPNERISLLDFEMKQDASSLPQNIQSASFDQEEILKRRFKVFTLRGVKFNPNDVFWAFNIYKPSEKRKYFGSNFREIPQSWFDAQKDNANFSALSSISAYALTSANTALRNFPTDEPIFLNPQTPGEGYPFDYLQESTLSIAHPLFVSHLSKDRAWAFVSDDAVWGWVKVEDIKFISDDEANAYQKSSFVTIKTDKMPVYDKAGNFLFYSRVGAILPVLAQDSKNYYGKIYVRNLLREFVLPKPVGALFPLKFNDSNLKTLISSLLTQPYGWGGVDKLRDCSLFTKDLLASFGVWLPRNSRAQANMGQKFDLKGLSNAAKTKEIKEKGVPYLTLVHLPGHIMLYAGYKGDDIYVVHDAWGLKTENNGRALIGATAVTTLNIGQNRSDIQNSNLLISKVDSINVIKPENVISDKARKISALQRAYDVKVEDNLVKFGDGTIFVYDDFKQKDDECSTGADIEDMNALDYAAFSPLSTALSDAGRCRNYEFLGKIYGSSESEAKANLVDVVWLKDFLNLPLKFNSKNGAAAALQEVSNELNEMVKHDMSLLEYLKDPGGTFKWRIIADTNRLSAHSYGIAIDINVKKSHYWQWSKGYQNLIPEKIVRVFEKHKFIWGGRWKHFDTMHFEYRPEMFE
- a CDS encoding DUF523 domain-containing protein, whose protein sequence is MREKILISACLVGINCKFNGENNLLNKDVLDEISKRYHLLFVCPEVYGGLSTPREPAEMKNGAVICKFSGKDVSENFKSGAEICLRIAKLNGCKKAILKSKSPSCGSGQIYDGSFSKRLILGDGITAKLLKENEILVYGEDEIAGLDV
- a CDS encoding D-amino acid aminotransferase yields the protein MADQALQTVFLNGEFLQKDEAKVSAFDRGFIFGDGIYEVVPVINSKMVDKDGFWARFERSLNEIDISLPYEKEKFEAILNEIISKNALKEGGIYMQVTRGVAFRNFYFIENLTPSVFIFCYESEILNNPAAKTGIKVVSVEDIRWKRRDIKSISLLAQCYAKNEAHKKGADEGFMVENGFVTEGCSSSAFIIKGKTLITKPLSNEILPGIRRMRLLRIAKDIGLKIEERKFSMDEVYGADEVFISAATLILLPVVYADGKAINGAKVGEISSKLREIYAGELLKEAGL
- the rsmH gene encoding 16S rRNA (cytosine(1402)-N(4))-methyltransferase RsmH; the encoded protein is MQSPHISVLLDEVLSFFKNLNGNFIDCTLGYAGHSSAILSQNKNLNLIACDRDNEAINFSLKKLEPFGNRVKIYKSNFSELTSKLSQEEILNVRGILADIGVSSLQIDKDDRGFGLGSSTLDMRMDKERNFSAYDVVNGYSFDELVRIFRDYGELKNAVGIANKIINARNLGKITSAKELANLIGTAQIKGRGVSPAILAFQAIRIEVNGELDELINLLDSIEKCGFKDCLVAIITFHSLEDRIVKERFKKWANSCICLPGVYRCECGNNHELGEILTKKPLTASQNELKINSRSKSAKLRVFKIKG